In Xenorhabdus poinarii G6, the following are encoded in one genomic region:
- the add gene encoding adenosine deaminase, with protein sequence MIDIQLPLTDLHRHLDGNIRPETILDLARQHNIPLPAYELETLRPHVQIIENEPNLVSFLQKLDWGVTVLADLDACRRVAIENVEDAVNAGLDYAELRFSPYYMAMKHQLPVEGVVEAVIDGIHLASQQHDIQIRLMGILSRTFGEAACSQELAGLLAHKQHIIALDLAGDELGFPGHLFERHFIQARDAGWNISVHAGEAAGSESIWHAICELGATRIGHGVKAITDPALMDYLAEHRIGIESCLTSNLQTSTVSTLQAHPLKKFLEHGILASINTDDPAVEGIDIGHEYTIAAPAAGLSPAMIKQAQINGLATAFLSEAEKQALKDKAASR encoded by the coding sequence ATGATTGACATACAGCTTCCATTGACGGATTTACACCGCCACCTTGATGGTAATATTCGCCCCGAAACCATTTTGGATCTCGCTCGTCAACATAATATCCCACTGCCAGCGTATGAACTGGAAACATTACGTCCTCATGTCCAAATCATTGAAAATGAGCCTAACCTCGTTAGTTTTCTCCAGAAACTGGACTGGGGAGTCACTGTTCTGGCCGACTTAGACGCTTGCCGCCGGGTTGCGATAGAAAACGTTGAAGATGCGGTCAATGCCGGGCTGGATTACGCTGAACTACGCTTTTCCCCTTATTACATGGCGATGAAACACCAGCTTCCCGTTGAAGGTGTCGTAGAAGCCGTCATCGACGGCATTCATTTAGCAAGTCAACAGCATGATATTCAGATCCGTTTAATGGGTATCCTGAGCAGAACATTTGGTGAAGCAGCCTGTTCTCAAGAACTGGCCGGGCTACTTGCCCATAAGCAACATATCATTGCCTTAGATCTGGCTGGCGATGAACTAGGGTTTCCTGGCCATCTCTTTGAGCGGCATTTCATCCAGGCGCGTGATGCTGGCTGGAATATTAGTGTACATGCCGGTGAAGCGGCAGGTTCAGAAAGCATCTGGCATGCTATTTGTGAGTTAGGCGCAACCCGCATTGGTCACGGCGTAAAAGCCATCACCGATCCTGCCCTAATGGATTACCTGGCTGAACATCGTATTGGTATTGAATCCTGCCTGACATCAAACCTGCAAACCAGTACGGTCAGCACCTTACAAGCTCATCCACTGAAAAAATTCCTTGAACACGGCATTCTGGCATCTATCAATACCGATGATCCAGCAGTAGAAGGCATTGACATTGGTCATGAATACACCATTGCTGCACCAGCAGCAGGTCTGTCGCCCGCTATGATTAAACAGGCACAGATTAATGGATTGGCAACAGCGTTTCTCAGCGAAGCAGAAAAACAGGCTCTGAAAGACAAAGCCGCTAGCCGCTAG
- a CDS encoding YdgA family protein, whose protein sequence is MKKSLVAVSIIVALGAVWTGASWYTGKQLENRLDGFIAKANTKLKESLPERGMEWQAKDFNRGIFSSDVRLILTIKGGIEKMGIKPNEEIIFKSTIDHGPFPITKAFSLMPKMASIHSELEQSDALKAIFDLTGGKSPFKLDANVSYGGTLSTDMDLLPITHTETKENGEQRVLSFSGAKIIANVNRDLSAFSFSVKNDGLSFSEPNKKETISLKGIDFKGDHKKGNFDIYVGDQSYSIGEFSINGIPNEPNISLKGIKITSNANEDKENLNIKVAYGIDGVNIKDIEFGSGQLNLGIEKLDGQSVRKFTQAYNDATQEALATSELSDDTVTYAVMSNLHLLMNKDPQFSISPFSWKNSKGESSVDFNLALQNVPEDKNSMDNMKPEDMIRTLVKELSLDVNIPKAMLIESIAQSRELAGQDKTAAENQAKQQVQFLVAGGNKFITDKDNLIGLNFHYANDKVKLNGKESNLHQFLLDNNLVGTYDDADSEQSQHDNDAELPVTE, encoded by the coding sequence ATGAAAAAATCGTTAGTTGCAGTAAGCATTATTGTCGCCTTGGGTGCTGTATGGACAGGGGCATCATGGTATACAGGAAAACAACTTGAAAACCGTTTGGATGGCTTTATCGCAAAAGCAAACACCAAACTAAAAGAATCACTCCCTGAAAGGGGTATGGAATGGCAAGCCAAGGATTTCAATCGGGGTATTTTCAGTTCTGATGTCCGTTTGATCCTGACGATTAAAGGTGGTATAGAAAAAATGGGGATTAAACCAAATGAAGAGATCATTTTCAAATCAACGATTGATCATGGACCCTTTCCTATTACCAAAGCATTCAGCCTGATGCCAAAAATGGCTTCTATCCATTCAGAACTTGAACAAAGTGACGCGCTAAAAGCGATTTTTGATCTGACCGGCGGAAAATCACCGTTTAAATTAGATGCCAACGTGAGTTATGGTGGCACCCTCTCTACCGACATGGATTTGCTTCCGATTACTCATACAGAAACCAAAGAAAATGGGGAACAACGTGTTTTGTCGTTCTCAGGCGCCAAAATCATTGCCAATGTTAACCGTGATTTAAGTGCATTCTCATTCTCTGTAAAAAATGATGGGTTATCTTTCAGCGAGCCAAATAAAAAAGAAACGATTTCACTGAAAGGAATCGATTTCAAAGGGGATCATAAAAAAGGTAATTTCGATATTTATGTTGGTGATCAAAGCTACAGCATTGGCGAGTTCAGCATCAATGGGATCCCTAACGAACCCAATATTTCCCTCAAAGGAATAAAAATCACCTCCAATGCGAACGAAGATAAAGAAAATCTGAATATCAAAGTTGCCTATGGCATTGATGGTGTCAACATTAAGGATATAGAATTCGGTTCTGGTCAGTTAAATCTGGGCATAGAAAAGTTGGATGGCCAGTCTGTACGCAAATTTACTCAAGCCTATAATGATGCAACACAAGAGGCTCTGGCTACAAGTGAATTATCTGATGATACGGTTACCTACGCTGTGATGAGTAATTTACATCTGCTCATGAACAAGGATCCACAATTCAGCATCTCACCCTTTAGCTGGAAAAACAGTAAAGGTGAAAGTTCAGTCGATTTCAACCTTGCCTTACAAAACGTTCCAGAAGACAAAAATTCGATGGACAACATGAAGCCGGAAGACATGATCCGTACATTGGTAAAAGAGTTATCATTAGACGTGAACATTCCCAAAGCCATGTTAATAGAATCTATCGCACAGTCACGTGAACTGGCAGGTCAGGATAAAACGGCGGCAGAAAATCAAGCTAAACAGCAGGTTCAATTTCTTGTTGCCGGTGGAAATAAATTCATCACTGATAAAGACAACCTTATCGGCCTGAACTTCCACTATGCCAATGATAAAGTTAAACTCAACGGCAAAGAATCCAACCTGCATCAATTCCTGCTTGATAATAACCTGGTCGGCACCTATGATGACGCCGATAGTGAACAAAGTCAGCACGATAATGACGCTGAACTGCCGGTCACCGAATAA
- the tus gene encoding DNA replication terminus site-binding protein encodes MNKYLSIESLTTCFKKQEERLAELVRLLMNYPLISARVFELPKIEKGEEHEQVTEIMVNLLEGNEALHLGLHFYQKLFIHHNNPNISSKAASRLPGALCFSVNHQQYKEAIKVIDEINILKKELENIVTQESGVSKEQRFEFVHEHLRGLITLNAYRTITPLLNPDSIHFGWANKNIINKVTKQQILERLEKSYNAGRAVPPYSREQWSALVELEITDIQKLPNDVVLKIKRPVKVQPITRVWYSDIQKQVQYACPVPVIVFCVEGSKTNPKIGVLSNYNANVIKHRHKPKAKPLELVIPRLHLYKEL; translated from the coding sequence ATGAACAAGTATCTTTCAATAGAATCACTAACAACTTGCTTTAAAAAACAAGAAGAAAGACTGGCTGAGCTGGTTAGATTATTAATGAACTATCCACTTATCAGCGCCAGAGTATTTGAATTACCTAAAATAGAAAAAGGTGAAGAGCATGAACAAGTGACCGAAATTATGGTTAATCTGCTCGAAGGGAATGAGGCGCTTCATCTCGGTCTGCATTTCTACCAGAAACTGTTTATACACCATAATAACCCCAATATCAGCAGTAAAGCAGCGAGCCGCCTGCCAGGCGCATTGTGTTTTTCGGTCAACCACCAGCAATATAAAGAAGCCATAAAAGTAATTGATGAAATCAACATACTAAAAAAAGAGCTGGAAAATATTGTGACTCAAGAATCGGGAGTCAGTAAAGAACAACGATTTGAATTTGTTCATGAACACTTGCGAGGACTGATTACCCTGAATGCCTATCGCACCATTACCCCGTTATTAAATCCCGACTCCATTCATTTCGGTTGGGCCAATAAGAACATCATTAATAAAGTCACTAAGCAACAAATTCTGGAAAGGCTGGAGAAAAGTTATAATGCAGGAAGAGCGGTTCCGCCCTACTCCCGCGAACAGTGGTCAGCACTGGTGGAATTAGAGATAACTGATATCCAAAAATTACCCAATGACGTGGTATTGAAAATTAAACGCCCTGTTAAAGTGCAACCTATCACTCGTGTATGGTATTCAGACATACAAAAGCAAGTTCAGTACGCCTGTCCAGTACCTGTGATTGTTTTTTGCGTAGAAGGGAGCAAAACCAATCCCAAAATAGGTGTTTTGTCTAATTACAATGCCAATGTCATTAAACATAGACATAAACCTAAAGCCAAACCCCTTGAGTTGGTCATTCCTCGACTACATCTCTACAAAGAGCTTTAA
- the manA gene encoding mannose-6-phosphate isomerase, with translation MLKMINNIQHYDWGSKTALTDIYGIANPDNQPMAELWMGAHPKCSSQVTDPQTGETIALNTLIDQDPEKYLGKKVAQQFQRLPFLFKVLCAAQPLSIQVHPDKTAAEMGFARENAQGLPLDSAQRNYKDDNHKPELVYALTPFKAMNAFRPLSEITQLLSYVSAAHPDIPTFLQQPSEQNLSFLFSQLLNMQGEQKHLAIAVLKSALNSHQGEPWETIRNMTSFYPDDNGLFTPLLLNVVELKPGQAMFLYARTPHAYLDGVALEVMANSDNVLRAGLTNKHIDVPELMANLDFIPKSADTLLTVPKQEKEALIYPVPVNDFCFSVYSVSEQPISLENDSASVLFCVEGQAVISTDKRQLRLFSGESIFLSAIEKSVTVYGHGKIAKVTN, from the coding sequence ATGCTGAAAATGATCAACAACATCCAACATTATGATTGGGGAAGTAAAACCGCGCTGACGGATATTTACGGTATCGCTAACCCAGACAATCAGCCCATGGCAGAATTATGGATGGGAGCACATCCGAAATGTAGTTCACAGGTCACTGATCCTCAAACGGGTGAAACGATTGCCTTGAACACCCTCATTGATCAAGATCCAGAAAAATACCTTGGGAAAAAGGTAGCACAACAATTCCAGCGTCTGCCTTTTTTGTTTAAAGTACTGTGTGCGGCTCAACCGTTATCTATTCAGGTGCATCCTGACAAAACAGCCGCCGAAATGGGTTTCGCCAGAGAAAACGCTCAGGGACTCCCATTAGATTCAGCGCAACGTAACTATAAAGATGACAATCACAAACCTGAATTGGTCTATGCACTGACGCCGTTCAAGGCGATGAATGCATTTCGGCCTTTATCTGAGATCACCCAATTATTGAGTTATGTTTCTGCCGCCCATCCAGATATTCCGACATTCCTCCAGCAGCCGTCTGAGCAAAACCTGTCGTTTCTATTTTCACAACTATTGAATATGCAAGGAGAGCAGAAACATTTGGCCATTGCTGTCTTAAAGTCAGCATTAAACAGCCATCAAGGTGAACCATGGGAAACCATCAGAAACATGACCTCGTTCTACCCTGATGACAATGGACTGTTTACCCCACTGCTACTCAATGTGGTTGAGCTAAAACCTGGCCAAGCGATGTTTTTATATGCCCGCACTCCTCACGCTTATCTTGACGGTGTAGCGCTGGAAGTCATGGCCAATTCTGACAATGTTCTACGAGCCGGTTTAACCAACAAACATATTGATGTCCCGGAATTAATGGCTAATCTGGATTTCATTCCAAAATCGGCCGATACTTTGCTAACCGTACCAAAACAGGAAAAAGAGGCGCTGATTTATCCTGTTCCCGTCAATGATTTTTGTTTTTCTGTCTATTCTGTTTCAGAACAACCCATCTCATTAGAAAATGATTCAGCATCAGTTCTATTTTGTGTTGAAGGACAAGCTGTTATCAGCACGGATAAGCGCCAATTGAGATTATTCTCAGGTGAATCAATCTTTTTATCTGCTATAGAGAAGAGCGTAACAGTTTATGGCCACGGGAAAATAGCCAAAGTAACTAATTAA
- a CDS encoding MFS transporter: MNTTQSVSEKSAVSGVERNVENTINLGHKSQSHYIQRGDSAYLRVTLSFFAVGLATFALLYFIQSILPILSEEFNISPANSSLALSLSTGMLSLGLLITGSLSDAIGRKNVMVISLIAAAIFTLLSAIVPSWYGILFIRALVGLSISGVVAVAMTYLSEEIHPSYVTLSMGLYISGNSIGGMSGRLMTGIIADHYSWRYAVILLGIFALVSAIAFWKLLPESKHFKSSPLKPKTLLLNLKMHFRDEGLPLLFAEAFLIMGSFVAMFNYIGYRLLEAPYHLSQTIVGLLSIVYLTGTYSATKAGTLTSKLGRGRILLVAIGMMLVGCIITLFSSLWAVMLGVIILTTGFFAAHAVASGWIGQRAKRAKAQASSLYLFCYYSGSSIAGTLGGIFWLHFAWNGVAAFILSLTIIAFYLGLKLNKLSDV; this comes from the coding sequence GTGAATACAACCCAAAGCGTCAGTGAAAAATCAGCAGTCTCTGGCGTGGAACGAAATGTTGAAAACACGATTAATTTAGGACACAAAAGTCAATCGCATTACATTCAACGTGGAGATAGTGCCTATCTACGTGTCACCCTCTCATTTTTTGCCGTTGGGCTGGCAACTTTCGCATTGCTCTATTTCATCCAATCTATTTTGCCGATTCTGTCAGAAGAATTTAATATTTCCCCCGCTAATAGTAGCTTAGCGCTATCACTTTCTACCGGAATGTTATCTCTGGGGCTATTAATCACAGGTTCACTATCAGATGCGATTGGTCGTAAAAATGTCATGGTCATTTCATTGATTGCAGCGGCTATTTTTACGCTTTTAAGCGCAATAGTGCCAAGTTGGTACGGGATTTTGTTTATCCGCGCATTAGTTGGTCTGTCAATCAGTGGTGTTGTTGCTGTTGCAATGACCTATTTAAGTGAAGAAATTCATCCCAGTTATGTCACTCTATCCATGGGGCTTTATATCAGTGGCAACTCAATCGGAGGAATGAGTGGGCGCTTGATGACTGGGATCATCGCTGATCACTACTCCTGGAGATATGCGGTGATTTTATTAGGTATCTTTGCCTTAGTTTCCGCTATTGCCTTTTGGAAATTACTACCAGAATCGAAGCATTTTAAATCGAGTCCATTAAAACCTAAAACGTTACTTCTCAATTTGAAGATGCACTTTCGTGACGAGGGGCTTCCTCTGCTATTTGCTGAAGCTTTTTTAATCATGGGGAGCTTCGTTGCGATGTTTAACTACATCGGTTATCGATTATTAGAGGCGCCTTACCATTTAAGCCAGACAATCGTTGGATTGCTTTCTATCGTTTATTTGACAGGAACTTATAGTGCAACTAAAGCAGGTACATTAACCAGTAAACTTGGTCGGGGAAGAATATTACTTGTGGCGATTGGTATGATGTTGGTAGGTTGCATCATTACCCTCTTTTCCTCTCTCTGGGCGGTGATGTTAGGCGTGATAATACTCACAACAGGTTTTTTTGCCGCTCATGCTGTGGCTAGTGGGTGGATTGGACAAAGAGCCAAGCGGGCAAAAGCACAAGCATCATCACTCTACTTGTTCTGTTACTACTCAGGCTCTAGCATTGCGGGAACATTAGGCGGTATTTTCTGGCTTCATTTCGCATGGAATGGTGTTGCTGCATTTATTTTATCACTCACCATCATTGCTTTTTATTTAGGTTTAAAACTCAATAAGTTGTCCGACGTTTAA
- a CDS encoding bile acid:sodium symporter family protein, whose translation MNVLQKLRIDPFLVILITVVIIASFFPCEGEAKTWFQYLTTAAIALLFFMHGAKLSRHAILAGIGHWRLHLVIFTSTFILFPILGMGLSFIVPEWMSPTVYMGFLYLCVLPATVQSAIAFTSVAGGNVAAAICSASASSLLGVFLSPLLVGLLIRTHEAGGHPDTWQAIKDIILQLMVPFIVGHLSRPLIARWVEKHKKWVNMTDRSSILLVVYVAFSEAVVEGIWHKIDAYSLLMIGIVCCILLALVLMINVYSARLLGFGKEDEITIVFCGSKKSLANGVPMANVLFPAAIVGVMLLPLMIFHQIQLMVCAVLAQRYAQRLSAKKAE comes from the coding sequence ATGAACGTGTTGCAGAAACTAAGAATTGACCCTTTTCTGGTGATCCTGATTACAGTGGTAATCATCGCATCGTTCTTTCCTTGTGAAGGTGAGGCTAAAACGTGGTTTCAATATTTAACAACGGCAGCGATTGCGTTGTTATTTTTTATGCATGGTGCGAAGTTATCCCGTCATGCCATTTTGGCTGGCATAGGGCACTGGCGGTTGCATCTGGTTATTTTCACTAGCACGTTTATTTTATTTCCTATATTGGGCATGGGATTAAGTTTTATCGTGCCAGAATGGATGTCACCAACGGTTTATATGGGGTTTCTTTATCTTTGTGTTTTACCTGCTACCGTGCAATCGGCTATCGCCTTTACTTCCGTTGCCGGAGGGAATGTTGCTGCCGCGATATGCAGTGCTTCCGCTTCAAGTTTATTAGGTGTATTTCTGTCACCATTATTGGTGGGTTTATTGATCCGGACTCATGAAGCGGGTGGACATCCTGATACGTGGCAAGCGATAAAAGATATTATCTTGCAGCTTATGGTGCCTTTTATTGTTGGACATTTATCGCGTCCTTTGATTGCTCGTTGGGTGGAAAAACACAAAAAATGGGTCAATATGACGGATCGTTCTTCCATATTGCTGGTGGTCTATGTTGCATTTAGTGAAGCGGTGGTGGAAGGTATTTGGCACAAAATAGATGCTTATTCGCTGCTGATGATTGGGATCGTCTGCTGTATTTTATTGGCGCTGGTATTAATGATTAATGTGTATAGTGCGCGTTTATTGGGATTTGGCAAAGAAGACGAAATCACGATCGTGTTTTGTGGCTCGAAGAAGAGTTTAGCGAATGGTGTCCCCATGGCGAATGTGCTGTTTCCTGCGGCAATAGTGGGGGTGATGTTGCTACCATTGATGATTTTCCACCAGATCCAATTAATGGTCTGTGCTGTGCTTGCTCAGCGTTATGCACAGCGCCTGAGCGCAAAAAAGGCAGAGTAG
- the fumC gene encoding class II fumarate hydratase, producing the protein MAATRIEKDSMGPIEVPADQLWGAQTQRSLEHFRISQEKMPVALIHALALTKQAAASVNMDLGLLPKERGDAIIAAAKEVLEGKHPTEFPLAIWQTGSGTQSNMNMNEVLANRGSEILGGKRGNERLIHPNDDVNKSQSSNDVFPTAMHVAAVIAVREHVLPELKVLQKTLTDKAEAFKDIVKIGRTHLQDATPLTLGQEISGWAAMLTHNLKHIEDNIPHVCELALGGTAVGTGLNTHPEYAVRVAQKIAELSGQPFVTSPNKFEALATCDALVHAHGALKGLAASLMKIANDVRWLASGPRCGIGEISIPENEPGSSIMPGKVNPTQCEAMTMLCAQVMGNDVAINIGGASGNFELNVFRPMVIHNFLQSTRLLADGMRSFNEHCAIGIEPNHDRITQLLNESLMLVTALNTHIGYDKAAEIAKKAHKEGLTLKQSALKLGYLTETEFDAWVRPEDMVGSMR; encoded by the coding sequence ATGGCAGCCACTCGCATTGAAAAAGACTCAATGGGACCCATCGAAGTACCTGCTGACCAATTATGGGGGGCGCAAACTCAGCGCTCACTGGAACATTTCCGCATTTCTCAGGAAAAAATGCCTGTTGCATTGATTCATGCCCTTGCATTGACCAAACAAGCAGCAGCCAGTGTTAATATGGATCTCGGCCTTCTGCCGAAAGAACGTGGTGATGCAATCATTGCTGCGGCGAAAGAGGTATTGGAAGGTAAACACCCAACAGAATTCCCGCTTGCTATTTGGCAGACCGGTTCGGGAACTCAAAGCAACATGAATATGAATGAAGTGTTGGCGAATCGTGGTAGCGAGATCTTGGGTGGTAAAAGGGGTAACGAACGTCTGATCCATCCTAATGATGATGTGAATAAGAGCCAAAGCTCTAACGACGTTTTCCCAACGGCCATGCATGTTGCGGCCGTGATTGCAGTACGCGAGCATGTGTTGCCAGAGTTAAAAGTGCTACAAAAAACGCTGACCGATAAAGCTGAAGCATTTAAAGACATCGTAAAAATTGGCCGTACTCACTTACAAGATGCGACACCCCTGACTTTAGGCCAGGAAATTTCCGGCTGGGCAGCGATGTTAACGCATAACTTGAAACACATAGAAGATAATATTCCTCATGTGTGTGAACTGGCATTGGGGGGAACAGCAGTAGGAACGGGTCTGAATACTCATCCTGAATATGCTGTTCGTGTCGCACAGAAAATTGCTGAATTATCTGGCCAGCCTTTTGTCACTTCACCAAATAAATTTGAAGCGTTGGCAACGTGTGACGCATTGGTTCATGCACACGGTGCATTGAAAGGCCTGGCGGCATCACTGATGAAAATCGCTAACGATGTTCGTTGGTTAGCGTCTGGCCCTCGTTGCGGTATTGGTGAAATTTCTATTCCTGAAAATGAACCAGGTAGTTCTATCATGCCGGGTAAAGTTAACCCAACTCAATGTGAAGCCATGACCATGCTATGTGCTCAGGTGATGGGTAACGACGTAGCGATTAACATTGGTGGTGCATCTGGTAATTTTGAGTTGAACGTATTCCGTCCGATGGTCATTCATAACTTCCTACAATCAACCCGTTTGCTGGCGGATGGTATGCGCAGTTTCAACGAGCATTGTGCTATTGGTATTGAACCAAATCATGATCGTATCACTCAGTTGCTGAATGAATCGTTAATGTTAGTTACGGCGTTAAATACGCATATTGGTTACGATAAAGCGGCTGAAATTGCCAAAAAAGCACATAAAGAAGGTTTGACATTGAAACAATCGGCACTCAAGTTAGGGTATCTGACTGAAACTGAATTTGATGCGTGGGTTCGTCCAGAAGACATGGTTGGTAGTATGAGGTAA
- a CDS encoding enterotoxin A family protein, with translation MRTLKVFSLLCILFLYTIQSYAQQPVDKVYRMDTRPPEEIFHPAKGGFSPWGTNDNLVEHVQGVFDREHRATASAFVSTTTDRDFAINWGRGFGMEIFYVYEIRPTANFYSVVRSLQRLYAQTGRREYWSLMNLCENQAEYVAIRGIGVTQIRGVHRFRYSENDHAYIEDDYLNNELYQNYRTEANPVAYIPTAQLPSEAITPETYCAMNLTASHRYSIRFAAKAHTCPFLKERRQCHDALSTIAFLNASFL, from the coding sequence ATGAGAACTTTAAAAGTCTTTTCTTTACTGTGTATTTTATTTTTATACACAATACAATCCTACGCTCAGCAACCTGTTGATAAAGTTTATCGAATGGATACTCGGCCCCCAGAAGAAATATTTCACCCAGCAAAGGGAGGATTTTCTCCTTGGGGAACGAATGATAATCTTGTGGAGCATGTTCAGGGAGTTTTTGATAGAGAACATAGGGCTACTGCTTCAGCATTTGTTTCAACGACGACCGACCGTGATTTTGCCATTAATTGGGGCAGGGGTTTTGGTATGGAGATATTCTACGTTTATGAAATACGACCCACTGCCAATTTTTATAGTGTCGTTCGGTCATTACAGCGGCTTTATGCTCAAACAGGCAGGCGTGAATATTGGAGTCTGATGAACCTTTGTGAAAATCAGGCAGAATATGTGGCAATCAGAGGTATTGGGGTCACACAAATTCGTGGCGTCCATAGGTTTAGATATAGTGAGAATGACCATGCCTATATTGAAGATGATTATTTAAATAACGAGCTTTATCAGAATTATAGAACAGAAGCAAATCCTGTCGCCTATATACCAACTGCACAACTACCCAGTGAAGCAATCACACCAGAAACTTACTGTGCTATGAATCTGACGGCTTCCCATCGTTATTCCATTCGTTTTGCCGCCAAGGCTCACACATGCCCCTTTCTGAAAGAACGAAGGCAATGTCATGACGCCTTATCGACAATCGCTTTTTTAAACGCTAGTTTTTTGTAA
- a CDS encoding LysR family transcriptional regulator, with protein sequence MPANIELRHLRYFIAVAEELHFGRAAERLNISQPPLSQQIQALEANINAQLLVRNNRNVNLTPAGRMLLQEAYQIIAQVNAAATRAARMQRGELGEISIGFTSIAPFMQKVALSLRQFRERYPDVSIHMHQMNTKQQIAPLQTGRIDIGIMRNTSLPDNLQHHLLFKERFMLAVYDGHPLLKYANDGVNLQMLSDFPLVFFERDVGTALYDEIVALLANVGVVPTISQEAGEAMTILGLVAAGLGISIITESFTRMKLDGVQYLPLANNPVYSEVWLVKHKNCNNSAAADRLTNLLISNIVGETSL encoded by the coding sequence ATGCCAGCTAATATTGAACTGAGACATCTGCGTTACTTTATTGCTGTTGCAGAAGAATTACATTTTGGGCGGGCGGCAGAAAGATTGAACATTTCACAGCCACCATTAAGCCAACAGATCCAGGCGCTGGAAGCAAATATTAATGCTCAGTTACTGGTACGTAATAACAGAAACGTCAATTTAACGCCGGCCGGCCGGATGCTTCTGCAAGAGGCCTACCAAATTATTGCTCAAGTTAACGCAGCCGCAACCAGGGCGGCCAGAATGCAACGAGGAGAATTAGGGGAGATATCGATTGGTTTTACATCCATCGCCCCTTTTATGCAGAAAGTGGCACTCAGTTTACGTCAATTCCGGGAACGCTACCCAGACGTCTCTATTCATATGCATCAGATGAATACTAAACAGCAAATAGCGCCTTTACAGACAGGCAGAATTGATATCGGGATTATGCGAAATACATCATTACCTGACAATCTACAACATCATTTACTCTTCAAGGAACGCTTTATGTTAGCGGTATATGATGGACATCCCTTGCTGAAATACGCTAATGATGGGGTTAATTTGCAAATGTTATCTGATTTCCCTCTCGTCTTTTTTGAACGCGATGTAGGGACAGCACTATATGATGAAATTGTTGCGTTGTTAGCCAATGTGGGTGTCGTTCCAACAATTTCCCAGGAGGCGGGGGAGGCAATGACCATTCTCGGATTAGTTGCGGCCGGATTAGGCATCAGTATCATTACCGAATCATTTACCCGCATGAAACTGGATGGAGTTCAATACTTACCTTTAGCAAACAATCCTGTTTACTCTGAAGTTTGGCTGGTTAAACATAAAAATTGCAATAATAGCGCGGCGGCAGATCGCTTAACCAACTTGTTGATCTCAAATATTGTAGGAGAAACTTCGTTGTAA